The Sulfitobacter sp. S223 genome has a window encoding:
- a CDS encoding SGNH/GDSL hydrolase family protein — protein sequence MSRADVLVAAALSPLLLVQAILLRKRALRLPEASGPRKGRSGQGPDLGVLIIGDSSAAGVGTDTQDSALTGQLVSSLAAHHTVDWQLIASTGATTPTTLKRLEEAELRAFDVVIVVLGVNDVTRGGPLVGWLRSHRKLRALLRDRTGAQRLYISQVPPIGAFPLLPDPLRWLLGRRALRFDAALLTAIESEPDCAYVPLPETLDSRDMAEDGFHPGPVIYAAWAKEMARRILSDRPSR from the coding sequence ATGAGCCGGGCCGATGTGCTGGTGGCAGCGGCCCTTTCACCACTCTTATTGGTTCAAGCGATACTTCTGCGTAAACGCGCCTTGCGCCTGCCAGAGGCGAGCGGCCCCAGGAAAGGCCGCAGCGGCCAAGGCCCTGATCTTGGAGTGCTGATTATCGGTGACAGCTCTGCGGCAGGTGTGGGTACAGACACGCAAGATAGCGCCCTTACAGGGCAACTTGTCTCTTCCCTTGCTGCACATCACACAGTTGACTGGCAACTGATCGCCAGTACCGGTGCGACAACGCCGACGACGTTAAAGCGTTTGGAAGAGGCTGAGTTGCGCGCTTTTGACGTAGTGATTGTCGTCTTGGGCGTGAACGATGTTACACGTGGTGGTCCGCTGGTAGGTTGGCTCCGTTCCCATCGTAAACTGCGCGCGTTGCTACGCGACCGGACTGGCGCACAGCGGCTCTATATATCTCAGGTTCCGCCTATTGGTGCTTTTCCACTGCTCCCTGATCCGCTGCGCTGGCTGTTGGGGCGGCGCGCCCTGCGGTTTGACGCAGCGCTACTTACGGCAATCGAATCTGAGCCTGATTGCGCCTATGTGCCCCTCCCCGAGACGCTGGATTCACGCGACATGGCTGAAGACGGCTTTCATCCCGGACCCGTCATTTATGCCGCTTGGGCAAAAGAAATGGCCCGCCGGATCCTCTCCGACAGGCCATCCCGTTAA